The Marivirga tractuosa DSM 4126 genome contains the following window.
ACCCTGATAATAAGATGCTTCTTCAAGAAACCATTTTTCAATTTGATCTTGTGTTGCCCAGCATTCATATACAGTTTTAACAGCGTGATCAATTACTATCCTCATAGAAAAGGTATTCCAATTTTTCATGTCAAGTAATTTAGTGGCTTAGTGCAATTATGACTCTAATATCTTTTTCAATTCCTGTAAACCATACTCAAAATCTGCCCCTAACATTGCATCAAAATCCATGGTCAATAACATTAAATTCATGGGGTAATCCATTTTCCCTTTGAAGCCCCAAATAACTCTGGTCTGGTTTTCGCCAACAGATTCAAGCTCTATGTAAGCCTTTTCAGAGGATTCGAATGGCTCGAAAAATCTCAGCGCATAATCGATCCTTTTATCTTCTTCAATATTCAATATTTCCTGCTCCCCCACTCCCACATCACTATTATCACTTGTCCAGGACGAAATAAATCCAACAGTACCGTCCACACCCTTAAATTCCTTTTTCATATCAGGGTCCATGGAACTCCATTTACTAAAGTAATCTTGATTCTTTAAATACTTCACATAATCGAATACTTCTGATTTACTTCGATCAATTACAATATCACGTTCAACGGCATACTCTTTTTCAGTAAAAGCACCGACAATTAATACCAATAGGACGAATCCCAGAATGGCAAATCCAATAATCTTTAAAACCTTCATAGTTCAATAGTTTAAAAAGTGTTACCGAAAATAAAAATAATAATTGAACGGCTAGAAAATATTGAACAAATAAATACAACTGTAAATTGAAGTGCTATCAAATTTCAGAAGCATTAAACATCATTAAAATTAGCTTAGAAGCATTTTCTCATACATTATTCTGCTCTACAATCTTATACCAAATAAATAAAGCTAACGAACGTTAGATAAGTTCTTTTTCATGTATTTTGGAAAAATTTTCAGAATTTTATTTTGTTTTAAAAAATCAGTGCTCTACATTTGAAGCATGAAATACACACAAGGACGATTTTATTTTTACTTTTATTTTATCCCGCTCAGGCGAGTCGGTCCTTGTTATGCTATGTAATTACTAAACTAAATCATACTACAAGCCCGATTCGCAAGAGTCGGGCTTTTTTTTGTCCAAAATCTAAAAGCAGTAGAATTATGAATACTTTAAAAATGAAAGATTGGGGCTTAGGCCTTGGAAAACATGTAGTCATCGCAGGGCCTTGTTCGGTAGAAACAGAAAAGCAAATTGATGACCTATGCAACAGCTTTGAGCATGAACCGCAAATAGGTATGTTCCGCGGGGGAATTTGGAAACCTCGTACCCGACCAGGAAATTTCGAAGGATTAGGAGAAGAAGCTTTACCTTGGCTGCAAAAAGTGAAAAGTAGATTACATATTCCAGTTTGTGTGGAGGTGGCCAATACCAGTCATGTAGAAGCCGCTTTAAAGCATGATATTGATGTGCTTTGGATTGGAGCCAGAACCACTGTAAATCCATTCTCTGTGCAAGAAATTGCAGATTCGTTGAGAGGGGTTGATATCCCCGTAATGGTAAAAAACCCGATCAATCCGGATCTAGCATTATGGGTTGGCGCTTTAGAAAGAATGCATGATGTGGGCATTAATAAACTAGCCGCAATACACAGAGGGTTTGCTGACCCTTACGATAAAATTTACAGGAACAAGCCAAACTGGAATTTGGCAATGCAACTGAAACTGGAATTGCCTGAAATTGAAATCATTAATGACCCTAGCCATATTTCAGGGAAGTGGGAAATGGTGCAGTCTGTAGCCCAAAGAGCTCTTAATTTCGGAATCGATGGCTTGATGATAGAAACACATCCAACCCCTGCTGAAGCCTGGTCAGATGCCCGTCAGCAGTTAAATCCTGAGCAATTATTGACTTTACTAAAAGAAATCTCCTTCCGTGAACGGATTGATTTTGAAAATCAAATTCCTGAAAATTTGAAAGAAATGCGTAATTCAATCGATCATATTGATCAAAAACTAATAGATTTACTTTCTGATCGCTTCCATTTGATAGACAAAGTTGGAGCTTACAAAAAAGCCCATGAATTATCAGTTTATCAAGGAGGAAGATGGAAAGACGTATTGGAAAGCAGAATTAAGTTAGGTACTGAAAAAGATATGAGCGAAAAGTTTATGAAAAACTTGTTGATCGCTATACATGACGAATCCATTAAAAGACAGGAAAAGCAAATCGCCAATAAGGATGTTGAACCTTTAACCATTATATGAGCAAAGTATATTTTGAAGAATTAAGTTATATAGAAGAGCTCTTAGCTTCAATTGAACATTCGCAATTATTTGTTCTTGCGGATGAAAACAGCAAAGAACACTGCTATCCTCTGCTAAAGAATCACTTGGAACATCATCAAGTGATAGAAATCGCTTCTGGTGAAAAACATAAAACCTTGGATAGCTGCAATTTGATTTGGAATGCCTTGACTAATGCTACTGCAGATCGAAAAGCATTGCTGGTTAATTTAGGCGGTGGTGTAATCACGGATATAGGGGGCTTCTGTGCAGGCACCTACAAACGTGGTATTCGATTTATTAATATCCCCACTACCTTGCTCTCGCAAGTTGATGCAAGCGTGGGTGCCAAAACAGGTATAGACTATAATGAATATAAAAACCATATCGGACTATTTTGTGAAGCTGAAGCAGTATTAGTTAATCCAATATTTCATAAAACTTTACCTAAAGAGCAATTGGTATCAGGCTATGCCGAAATGCTAAAACATGGTTTGATTGCAGATGAAAAGCATTGGCAAGATTGTCTTGAAAATGGATCTGAAAAGTTCAGCAATGAATTGATTCAACAATCAGTAAAAATCAAAGAAGATGTGGTGAAGTCTGATCCTACCGAGAAGGGATTAAGAAAGATTTTGAATTTTGGACATACGATAGGGCACGCCATTGAAACTCATTTATTAAATACTGAAAATGAATTATTGCACGGTGAAGCAATAGGATTAGGAATGATAGCGGAAGCTTATATTAGTAAATCAAAAGGATTATTAAGCGAGCAAGAATACAAATTAATAGTAGAAGAATTATGGAAAATTTACAAAAGCCCTAAAATAGAAAAAGCCTCTTACGCTGAGATAAAAAGGCTTTGTAAACAAGATAAAAAGAATCAAAATGGTGAACTCAACATGAGCTTGCTCAAAAATATCGGACAAGCAATCTATGATATTCCTGTTGAAGAGGAACTGATAGATCAAGCGTTAAATGAAATACTATAATTTCATTTTCTCACGAAATGATTTTGCACTGTGAATGGCTGAATCACTCAAATCATTTAGCCAGTCTGAATCTAAACTTTCTTCAGTATGTCTTTTGATATTTCTTAACCGATCCGCTACAGTTCTTGTAACTTTTTTACCATTTTTACTTTTCAAAAGGGCTCCAGCTGCTACTACTGTAGCAGCACCTGCTAAAAATGAAAAAATTGATTTACTTGTCGTGCTCATTGTATTAAAATTTAAAGTTGATAGCTTGATAACGCTTAACTTATAAAAACAGTTTAAACTAATAAAGAATATTTTGAATTATTTTATAAAACAATATAAAAATTCTACCAATAACGGAATTTGTTCTATCAATCTTCCTAGCTCAAAAAGTGAATCGAATCGTTTATTGGTTATGAATGCACTTTCTGATGGAAAAATTGATCTTAACAACCTTTCTAGTGCAAGAGACACACAAACGTTGATCAAGCTTTTAGAAAATGAAAATGAATTAAATACATTTGATGTCTTGGATGCTGGAACTGCCATGCGTTTTCTGACCGCTTACTTTGCAGTTGCCACGAAAAACGAAGTAGCTTTAACTGGAACAGAGAGGATGAAAAAGCGTCCAATTAGAATTCTGGTAAATGCTTTAAGATCAATTGGGGCAGAAATTAGCTATAACAATGAAGAAGGATTTCCACCTTTGAAAATTAAGCCATTTCAAAAGCAAATAAGTTCAAAAATATCAATTCCTGGAAATATAAGTAGTCAATACATCTCCGCCTTATTGATGATAGCTCCTTCCCTACCTCATGGGCTAGAAATCAAAATTGAACCACCAGTTTTTAGCAAGCCCTATATCAACATGACTTTGGGTTTGATGGAATTATCTGGGATTCAGTATTCTCAAAATAAAAATACTATTTCTATACAGTATCAAAAATATCAAGAAAGCTCCCAAGGTGTAGAATCAGATTGGTCAGCCTCCAGTTATTGGTTTTCAATTATTGCACAATCAGAAATTGGCAAAAAGGTGTTTCTGGAAGGGTTGAAAAGTAAAAGCTTTCAAGGAGACAATGACATAAAAGAAATAGTTGGCAACTTTGGTGTAAGTTACAAATTTGAAAAAACTGGTATACTACTAGAGAAAATTAGTTCTGCAAAAAATAGTCTGTTAAAGTTAGACTTTAAAAAATGTCCTGATTTAGCTCAGACCGTTTTACCTTGCGCTGCTTCTTTAAATGTGGATTTGGAAATGACAGGTTTGGAGAGCTTAAGAATTAAGGAAACAGACAGAATTTCGGCTTTGCAAAACGAATTATCAAAATTCAATTGTAAACTTACAGAACCAGAAAAAGGCATTTGGAAGCTCGATAGCTCAAATTTCAAAGCGAAAGAAGGTATAATAATTGAAACCTATGAAGACCACAGAATGGCAATGGGCTTTGCACCATTGGCCTTAAAAACAGGAATCCAAATTAAAGATATTGAGGTAGTGAATAAATCTTATCCCAGTTTTTGGGAGGATTTAGAATTATTCGGTTTTGAGTTGGTCGAGCAATGAGTTGAAATACTGAGGAGCTTTTAACATTCTGCTACCGTACCAGCTGAACATTTCACCATCAACCATAATAAAATCCGCACGAGGAAACTCCTTTCTTAGCTCTTCTATATGTTTTGGCTCAAATGGAAAAGGCTCTGATGAAAGGAATATATAGTCAGGATGCTGCTTGACAATTTCATCCATCCCCTTTGCAGGATATCGATCCTTTTCCACTATATTTTTAAAACCTGAAAATTGCAGCATCTCAGAAATAAAAGTGTCTTTACCAGCCCACATCCAAGGGCTTTTCCAAATGCAATAAGCTACATTAATACTTGAAAGGGGTTTCTTTATGGAATCAAATTCCTGTATAATGCTATGTGTAATTTCTTCTGCCTTTTTAGATCTGTCTGTCAATTCTCCTATATCTTCCATCATTTCCAGAGCGGTTTCAAAACCATCAACATCTGAAACATAGACCGGACAGACTCTTGAAAGTTTCTCTACGTACTGTTTTACATTTTCCTCTTTACTTGCAATAATCAAGTCTGGCTGTAGGGATCTTATCTTATCTAAATGCTGTTGTTTAGTACCGCCAATGATTACCTTTTCTTCTATAAAGTTTTTAGGGTGAACACAAAACTTTGTAATACCCACAATCTCTTCACTTAAACCCAAATCATACAAATACTCTGTTATTGAAGGCACTAGGCTTACTATTCTTTTCGGATAGGAGTCTAATTGAACTAGGTTATTAATTTGGTCTTTTAAACTAGGCATAGAATAACTTATAATATTTTAGACATAAAAAAAGCTTCATCTTTTGGACGAAGCTCTACACGATAAGTTTTTAAAAAATTTAAATAGTAATTCCCATATTAACTAATTGACTAGATACTTTCAGATTACTATTCGTAAATGTAGCTTGGTTAATTTCAAATTTCAATTTCCCTCCAACTTCTCTGAAATTAATAGAAGATCCTTTTTTACCTAATCCTGATTTGTCAGTAATAATTAAAGTTGGCTTGGTATCGTATTTTTCTAAAATAGTCTCGAAATCTCTACTCTTATCAGCAGCCAAATAAATTATATGTGCAGTTTTTAACTCCGCAACATCTGAGATATTTACAATTTCAGCATTTTGTCCTTTCACCTGTCTTTGCCCATATAATTTGGACAATTGATCATAAACATCATCATCTCCATAAACTGCAATTATAAAGTCACCTGACTTGGAATCATCTGGCCACTCGATATATTTAATAAAATTAAAAATCAGCATCGAATGGATTTCATGCATAGGTCTTTGCGCATTTGCATCAAAGGAGTTGACAACAAAAGAAACAAAGAATACAAAAATGAATATTTTAAAAGTAAATTTCATAATTCAAGAATTTCGATTCCACTTAACAGCCAAAATTAACACTATTCTTTAGAAATTTATATTCAATTAAAGAAATAAGCCAATTTTAACAGCAAAAGATAAAATAAATACAACTATTACTGCTAATATTTTTATTTGAAGTAAAAAAACCCTAACTACAAGATTTCTATAACCTTCAGCTAGGGTAAAAAACTAAACTAAATCACTATGTCTTCTTAGATTAAAATCCCCATGCTGGTTAATTGATTTGAAATCTTCAAATTACTTCCCTTGATGGACTCCTGATTAATCTCAAATCTCAATTTTCCGTTAATCTCTTGAAAATTGATACAACTTCCTTTCTTACCAAGACCATTTTTGTCAGTAATCGTCAAAGTTGATTTTCCTGCAAACTTCTCTTGAGCTGCTTCAAACTCTCTACTTTTATTGCTTGATAAGTAAAGGACATGTGCATTATTTACTGCACTTACGTTATCAACATTAACAACTTTAACACTTTGACCTTTTACAGTTCTCTTAGCGTAAAAGTTTTGAATTGTACTTGCAACATTTTCATCACCTACCACAGCAATAACAAAATTTCCTGATTTGGTCTCTGTAGGCCATTCTACATATTTAATAAAATTAAACATTAACATTGAATGGATCTCGTGCATTGGTCTTTCTCCTGATTTAAGGTTAAAACCAATTACCATTAGTGCAATTACGATTAATACTCTACTGATTCTTTTCATTTTATAATTATTGATAATTTACACTACAAAGGTAGAACCATGATTTTTATCAGTAAATCGAAAAAGCACCAATAGCTTTCAGAAGTAATATTTTAAGGAATTAAGACAATTTGTATCTAAAATTATGCTTGTCCTTGAGGTTTACAACAAATGAATATAATAAATCAATAACAGATTGAACATCACTGCTGTGTACCATTTCTACAGTCGTATGCATGTACTTGAGCGGAAGCGATACTAAAGCCGATGGAACGCCCTCGTTGCTGTACGCAAATGCATCAGTATCAGTACCGGTAGCTCTACTAGCAGCCGATCTTTGAAAGGGTATTTTACCTTTTTCTGCCAATTCTATCAGCATTTTCAACAAATTATTTTGAACCGCAGGCCCATAAGTTAAAACTGGTCCTTTTCCTGATTTTTGATCCCCACTTTCTACTTTATTATAAAGAGGAGAATGCGTATCATGGCAAACATCAGTAATAACCGCTACATCTGGTTTGATTTGATGCGCTATCATTTGCGCCCCTTTCAATCCAACCTCTTCTTGCACAGCATTCACTATATATAATGCAAATGGAATTTGATCTTTGTTTTCATGGATCTTACGAGCTACCTCTGCAATCATAAATCCACCAATTCTATTATCCAAGGCTCTTCCTACAATATAATCTTTATCTTTAAGATACATTAATTCATCATCAAACGTGATCACACAGCCTACATGTATGCCCATTTTCTCCACTTCCTCTTTATTATTGGCCCCAACATCAATAAAAATATTCTTTAACTCGGGCTTGATGTCATTCTCTTTATTTCTCACATGAATTGCAGGCCAGCCAAAAATTCCTTTTACTATGCCCTTATCAGTATGAATATTGACTCTTTTCGATGGAGCAATCTGATGATCTGAACCACCATTTCTAACTACATATATATATCCATCATCAGAAATATAATTCACAAACCAAGAAATTTCATCGGCATGCGCTTCGATTACAACCTTATAAGGAGCATCTTTATTTATAATTGCTGCTACTGTACCGTAATTATCTTGAATAAATTCATCCGTATACGGTTTGATATATTCTAACCAAAGTTTTTGTCCACTGGTCTCGAATCCTGTTGGAGCTGCATTATTTAAATATTTAAAAAGAAAATCTTCTGCTATCTTATCCATAATTAAATTGTATGTTAATTAAATGTCAATGCTAAGATAAGCGTTGCTGATAGCAAAATGTTACTCAATCCTAATAAAATCTGAGAAATAGGACATTAATTCCTACCTGCTATTAAGAATGGGAGAAGAAATATTGCACCAACCGTAGCAAAAGATAAATTAATTGCGAAGCCCAATATTCTAAAGGGTAATAATAGCAACCAAATTAAAGGGTAAAGAAATAAGGCTAAAATTGCTAGCGGCCAACAAATAACCAAAAGAATACACCAAAGTAAGAATCTTATCATGACTGTTGTTTTTTTACTTTAGCTTTTTCAATTGATGTGCCAATATTTAAAATGCACTTTTTAATAGGTTGGACAAACACCAAGCTTTGGTGTGCATTAGAAATGAACAGTAAACTGTCCGAATTTGCACAGTATCAATGAAGTTTTTTTTGAACAAACGAAGAGGAATACTAAACTGAAAAGCCCTTAAATTTTTTGAGGCTTTAACGGCTTTTCCAAATGAGAAGCTTTTTTATTGATTTTTGTATACTACACCCTTTTTCATAACAAAATCAACCGACTCCATCGTCTTAATGTTTTCTGTTGGATCATCACTTACCGCAATAATATCTGCCATTTTACCCTCTGATATTGAACCATACTTATCATAAACCTTCAATAATTTTGCTGGAGTTACAGTAGCCGAAATGATTGATTCCATAGGTTTCATTCCTGCTTCCACCATATAACCAAATTCCTTTCCATTATCTCCGTGTTTAAAAACACCAGCATCAGTACCAAAAGCAATATTCACTCCCTTTTTATACGCTTTTCCAAATGTATCTTGAATTTTAGGACCGATAGCTTTAGCTTTAGGAACCACCACTTCAGGATAATATCCTTCAATTTCGGCCAGTTCTGCCACACTTTTACCTGCTGTAATAGTGGGCACATAATAAGCATCATATTCTTTCATCAGTTCCATTGTTTCTTCAGACATCAAAGTACCGTGCTCAATGGTTTTGATTCCCGCCCTGATTGCGCGCTGCATTCCTTCATCGCCATGTGCATGTGCTGCGGTTAGCATCCCATAATCATTAGCTGTTTCCACTATGGCTTTC
Protein-coding sequences here:
- a CDS encoding YfiR family protein, whose protein sequence is MKFTFKIFIFVFFVSFVVNSFDANAQRPMHEIHSMLIFNFIKYIEWPDDSKSGDFIIAVYGDDDVYDQLSKLYGQRQVKGQNAEIVNISDVAELKTAHIIYLAADKSRDFETILEKYDTKPTLIITDKSGLGKKGSSINFREVGGKLKFEINQATFTNSNLKVSSQLVNMGITI
- a CDS encoding 3-phosphoshikimate 1-carboxyvinyltransferase, with the protein product MNYFIKQYKNSTNNGICSINLPSSKSESNRLLVMNALSDGKIDLNNLSSARDTQTLIKLLENENELNTFDVLDAGTAMRFLTAYFAVATKNEVALTGTERMKKRPIRILVNALRSIGAEISYNNEEGFPPLKIKPFQKQISSKISIPGNISSQYISALLMIAPSLPHGLEIKIEPPVFSKPYINMTLGLMELSGIQYSQNKNTISIQYQKYQESSQGVESDWSASSYWFSIIAQSEIGKKVFLEGLKSKSFQGDNDIKEIVGNFGVSYKFEKTGILLEKISSAKNSLLKLDFKKCPDLAQTVLPCAASLNVDLEMTGLESLRIKETDRISALQNELSKFNCKLTEPEKGIWKLDSSNFKAKEGIIIETYEDHRMAMGFAPLALKTGIQIKDIEVVNKSYPSFWEDLELFGFELVEQ
- a CDS encoding YfiR family protein, which produces MKRISRVLIVIALMVIGFNLKSGERPMHEIHSMLMFNFIKYVEWPTETKSGNFVIAVVGDENVASTIQNFYAKRTVKGQSVKVVNVDNVSAVNNAHVLYLSSNKSREFEAAQEKFAGKSTLTITDKNGLGKKGSCINFQEINGKLRFEINQESIKGSNLKISNQLTSMGILI
- a CDS encoding ABC transporter substrate-binding protein, with translation MPSLKDQINNLVQLDSYPKRIVSLVPSITEYLYDLGLSEEIVGITKFCVHPKNFIEEKVIIGGTKQQHLDKIRSLQPDLIIASKEENVKQYVEKLSRVCPVYVSDVDGFETALEMMEDIGELTDRSKKAEEITHSIIQEFDSIKKPLSSINVAYCIWKSPWMWAGKDTFISEMLQFSGFKNIVEKDRYPAKGMDEIVKQHPDYIFLSSEPFPFEPKHIEELRKEFPRADFIMVDGEMFSWYGSRMLKAPQYFNSLLDQLKTE
- a CDS encoding M42 family metallopeptidase, translated to MDKIAEDFLFKYLNNAAPTGFETSGQKLWLEYIKPYTDEFIQDNYGTVAAIINKDAPYKVVIEAHADEISWFVNYISDDGYIYVVRNGGSDHQIAPSKRVNIHTDKGIVKGIFGWPAIHVRNKENDIKPELKNIFIDVGANNKEEVEKMGIHVGCVITFDDELMYLKDKDYIVGRALDNRIGGFMIAEVARKIHENKDQIPFALYIVNAVQEEVGLKGAQMIAHQIKPDVAVITDVCHDTHSPLYNKVESGDQKSGKGPVLTYGPAVQNNLLKMLIELAEKGKIPFQRSAASRATGTDTDAFAYSNEGVPSALVSLPLKYMHTTVEMVHSSDVQSVIDLLYSFVVNLKDKHNFRYKLS
- a CDS encoding SRPBCC family protein; this encodes MKVLKIIGFAILGFVLLVLIVGAFTEKEYAVERDIVIDRSKSEVFDYVKYLKNQDYFSKWSSMDPDMKKEFKGVDGTVGFISSWTSDNSDVGVGEQEILNIEEDKRIDYALRFFEPFESSEKAYIELESVGENQTRVIWGFKGKMDYPMNLMLLTMDFDAMLGADFEYGLQELKKILES
- a CDS encoding chorismate mutase is translated as MNTLKMKDWGLGLGKHVVIAGPCSVETEKQIDDLCNSFEHEPQIGMFRGGIWKPRTRPGNFEGLGEEALPWLQKVKSRLHIPVCVEVANTSHVEAALKHDIDVLWIGARTTVNPFSVQEIADSLRGVDIPVMVKNPINPDLALWVGALERMHDVGINKLAAIHRGFADPYDKIYRNKPNWNLAMQLKLELPEIEIINDPSHISGKWEMVQSVAQRALNFGIDGLMIETHPTPAEAWSDARQQLNPEQLLTLLKEISFRERIDFENQIPENLKEMRNSIDHIDQKLIDLLSDRFHLIDKVGAYKKAHELSVYQGGRWKDVLESRIKLGTEKDMSEKFMKNLLIAIHDESIKRQEKQIANKDVEPLTII
- the aroB gene encoding 3-dehydroquinate synthase, encoding MSKVYFEELSYIEELLASIEHSQLFVLADENSKEHCYPLLKNHLEHHQVIEIASGEKHKTLDSCNLIWNALTNATADRKALLVNLGGGVITDIGGFCAGTYKRGIRFINIPTTLLSQVDASVGAKTGIDYNEYKNHIGLFCEAEAVLVNPIFHKTLPKEQLVSGYAEMLKHGLIADEKHWQDCLENGSEKFSNELIQQSVKIKEDVVKSDPTEKGLRKILNFGHTIGHAIETHLLNTENELLHGEAIGLGMIAEAYISKSKGLLSEQEYKLIVEELWKIYKSPKIEKASYAEIKRLCKQDKKNQNGELNMSLLKNIGQAIYDIPVEEELIDQALNEIL